In Lycium ferocissimum isolate CSIRO_LF1 chromosome 11, AGI_CSIRO_Lferr_CH_V1, whole genome shotgun sequence, a single genomic region encodes these proteins:
- the LOC132037226 gene encoding auxin response factor 7 isoform X3 encodes MNSELWHACAGPLVSLPPVGSLVVYFPQGHSEQVAASMQKETDGIPSYPNLPSKLICMLHNVTLHADPETDEVYAQMTLQPVNKYDQEALLLSDMGLKQNRQPAEFFCKTLTASDTSTHGGFSVPRRAAEKIFPPLDYSMQPPAQELMARDLHDQAWTFRHIYRGQPKRHLLTTGWSVFISSKRLCAGDSVLFIRDEKSHLLLGIKRANRQQPALSSSVISSDSMHIGILAAAAHAAAKNSPFTIFYNPRASPSEFVIPLAKYNKAMYAQVQLGMRFRMMFETEDSGVRRYMGTITGVSDLDPIRWKNSQWRNLQVGWDESTAGERPSRVSIWDIEPVVTPFYICPPPFFRPKFPKQPGFPGDESDIENVLKRGMPWMNDELGLKDAQSSIFPGLSLVQWMSMQQNNHVPVAQSGLPSVLHSNIGTDDHSKLLNFQSPTLSTQGLQFKPNQQNQQFGQIQQPPLAWAQQQQQSLQSPVSAQQQQPSLQQQQQHALQQQQQQHMLQQQQQQQHSQQQQQQQQHSLQQQQQQHTLQQQPHQHMLQQQPQPQPQLHQQAQQQLQQQQRPSQQQQLAVNSSPPINHCVSPPNQIPFSQGAIYGQHQQQQLLSASTQPQQNVPVNRNPFPSTSLAQDFPFQQQVEHQKPQQQQTIPQQAPLQLMQQSLMQRPQVQPSSQQSLTEQQLQLQLLNKLQQQQQQHQQQAQRLSPVSSTVEPRMSQQQQYRQPQELQFAHQQLTTTHLQSPQHDFNQLQGQHKSPITIKALSGATDGDAPSCSTSPSTNNFQVSQPNFLTRNQGQAILVDESGVDPSQEQNKSEFRIKHELPFSKGSEQSKYKGNGTENLEAASSTTSYGLDSSGFNFSLPALCVEGDVQSHSRNSLPSAANNIDGLTPDALLSRDYDPGKDMQNLFSPFGNAPRDIETELSDAGINSQQFGVPNMSYKPRSSNDLAVNDNGVLNNNAWTNQTQRMRTYTKVQKRGSVGRTIDVTRYKEYDELRHDLARMFGIEGQLEDPQRTEWKLVYVDHENDILLVGDDPWEEFVSCVQSIKILSCAEVQQMSLDGDLGNVPVPNQASSGTDSGNAWRGHYDDNSAASFNR; translated from the exons ATGAATTCAGAGTTATGGCACGCTTGTGCTGGCCCATTGGTTTCTTTGCCTCCTGTTGGAAGCCTTGTGGTATATTTTCCTCAAGGTCACAGTGAGCAG GTGGCGGCATCAATGCAAAAGGAGACAGATGGAATACCAAGCTATCCTAATCTTCCTTCCAAGTTGATCTGCATGTTACACAATGTCACTTTACAT GCTGACCCTGAAACTGATGAGGTTTATGCTCAGATGACTCTTCAACCTGTAAACAAG TATGACCAGGAGGCTTTACTTTTATCTGATATGGGCCTTAAGCAGAACAGGCAGCCTGCCGAGTTCTTCTGTAAAACTCTCACAGCTAGTGATACAAGCACACATGGTGGATTTTCTGTTCCTCGACGAGCAGCCGAGAAGATATTTCCTCCCCTG GACTATTCAATGCAACCTCCTGCTCAGGAGCTAATGGCTAGAGATTTACATGACCAAGCATGGACTTTCAGGCATATCTATCGAG GTCAACCAAAAAGACACCTTTTGACTACTGGTTGGAGTGTCTTTATCTCCTCTAAAAGGCTGTGTGCCGGCGATTCTGTCCTTTTCATAAG AGATGAAAAGTCACATCTTCTCTTGGGTATAAAACGAGCGAATAGACAGCAGCCTGCCCTCTCCTCATCTGTTATATCTAGTGACAGCATGCACATTGGGATCCTTGCTGCTGCAGCTCATGCTGCTGCAAAAAATAGTCCGTTTACTATCTTTTACAATCCTAG GGCTAGCCCTTCTGAATTTGTAATTCCTCTGGCCAAGTATAATAAAGCTATGTATGCACAAGTTCAACTAGGTATGCGATTTCGGATGATGTTTGAAACGGAGGATTCTGGAGTCCGTAGGTACATGGGTACAATAACTGGTGTTAGTGATCTGGACCCCATACGATGGAAGAACTCACAGTGGCGTAATCTTCAG GTGGGATGGGATGAATCAACTGCTGGGGAACGTCCAAGCAGAGTTTCTATATGGGATATTGAGCCTGTCGTGACTCCTTTTTATATCTGTCCACCTCCATTTTTCAGGCCCAAGTTTCCTAAGCAGCCAGGTTTTCCTG GTGATGAGTCTGatattgaaaatgttttaaagagGGGGATGCCTTGGATGAACGACGAGTTAGGTCTAAAAGATGCTCAAAGCTCAATATTCCCTGGACTGAGCTTGGTACAGTGGATGAGTATGCAACAGAACAATCATGTGCCAGTTGCCCAATCTGGACTTCCTAGTGTCTTACATAGTAATATCGGTACTGATGACCATTCTAAGTTGCTGAACTTTCAGTCACCTACATTATCTACACAAGGTCTCCAGTTCAaaccaaatcaacaaaaccAGCAATTTGGGCAAATCCAGCAGCCACCATTAGCATGGGCTCAACAGCAGCAGCAATCGTTACAGTCTCCTGTGAGTGCACAGCAGCAGCAACCCTCGCTGCAACAGCAACAGCAACACGCACTgcagcagcagcaacaacaacacatgctgcagcagcagcagcaacaacaacactcgcagcagcagcaacaacaacaacaacactcgctgcagcagcaacaacaacaacacacgcTGCAGCAGCAGCCACACCAACACATGTTGCAGCAGCAGCCACAGCCACAGCCACAGCTTCATCAGCAAGCACAGCAGCAGCTGCAGCAACAACAGCGTCCATCCCAGCAGCAACAATTGGCCGTGAATTCATCGCCACCAATAAATCATTGTGTATCTCCTCCTAACCAGATTCCTTTTTCACAAGGTGCGATATATGGTCAGCATCAGCAGCAACAGTTACTATCAGCTAGTACCCAACCACAGCAAAATGTTCCTGTCAATAGAAATCCATTTCCTTCTACATCCTTGGCACAAGACTTCCCATTTCAGCAACAAGTGGAACATCAAAAACCTCAGCAGCAGCAGACAATACCACAGCAAGCTCCACTACAATTGATGCAGCAAAGTTTGATGCAGAGGCCACAAGTTCAACCATCATCACAGCAGAGCCTTACGGAGCAGCAGCTGCAACTACAGCTTCTTAATAAACTGCAGCAGCAACAACAGCAACATCAGCAACAAGCACAGCGATTATCTCCTGTAAGCTCTACTGTGGAGCCGCGTATGTCCCAGCAACAACAGTACCGGCAGCCACAAGAGCTCCAGTTTGCTCATCAGCAATTGACAACCACACATCTCCAGTCACCTCAACATGATTTCAACCAACTCCAAGGCCAGCACAAATCCCCTATAACAATCAAAGCCCTTTCTGGTGCTACAGATGGAGATGCTCCTTCATGTTCAACCTCTCCTTCTACAAACAATTTCCAAGTTTCACAACCAAACTTCTTGACGAGGAACCAAGGGCAAGCGATACTGGTGGATGAGTCGGGAGTTGATCCTTCTCAAGAGCAAAACAAATCCGAATTTCGAATAAAACACGAGCTACCGTTCTCAAAAGGTTCAGAGCAGTCTAAATACAAAGGCAATGGTACTGAGAACTTAGAGGCAGCCTCATCAACAACATCCTACGGGCTGGATTCTAGTGGATTCAACTTTTCATTGCCTGCATTATGTGTGGAAGGTGATGTTCAATCACATTCTAGGAACAGTCTTCCTTCTGCAGCAAATAATATAGATGGATTGACCCCTGATGCTTTACTATCACGGGATTATGATCCCGGAAAGGATATGCAAAACCTATTCTCTCCTTTTGGCAATGCCCCTAGGGACATAGAAACTGAGTTGTCTGATGCTGGGATCAATTCTCAACAATTTGGGGTGCCAAACATGTCATACAAGCCAAGAAGTTCCAATGATCTTGCTGTGAATGACAATGGTGTTCTGAATAATAATGCATGGACGAATCAGACTCAGCGCATGAGAACATATACAAAG GTTCAAAAACGAGGCTCTGTGGGAAGAACTATAGATGTCACTCGTTACAAAGAGTATGATGAACTAAGGCATGATCTAGCACGTATGTTTGGAATAGAGGGACAGCTTGAAGATCCTCAAAGAACTGAATGGAAGCTTGTGTATGTTGACCATGAGAATGATATACTGCTTGTTGGTGATGATCCTTGGGA GGAATTTGTGAGCTGTGTTCAGAGCATCAAAATCCTGTCTTGTGCTGAAGTGCAGCAAATGAGCTTGGATGGGGATTTAGGTAATGTGCCAGTACCAAACCAAGCTAGCAGTGGCACTGATAGTGGTAATGCGTGGAGGGGACACTATGATGACAACTCAGCTGCATCGTTTAATCGATAA
- the LOC132037228 gene encoding 20 kDa chaperonin, chloroplastic-like, with translation MATTQLTASSISGNGFASFEGLRSSGFVKVASFATLKQNNRSFRGLFVKAATTVAPKYTSLKPLGDRVLVKIKTAEEKSVGGILLPVSAQSKPNGGEVVAVGEGHSAGKTKVDISVKTGAQVIYSKYAGTEVEFDGSKHLILKEDDIVGVLETDDVKDLQPLNDRVLIKVDVAEEKTAGGLLLTEAAKEKPSIGTIIAVGPGSLDEEGTRKPLPVSQGNTVLYSKYAGNEFKGADGSDYIVLRASDVMAVLS, from the exons ATGGCAACCACTCAGTTGACAGCATCATCTATTTCTGGGAATGGATTTGCATCATTTGAAGGGCTTAGGTCTAGTGGTTTTGTAAAGGTTGCATCTTTTGCTACTTTGAAGCAGAATAACAGGTCTTTTCGTGGTCTTTTTGTCAAGGCTGCAACTACTGTCGCTCCTAAG TACACTTCGCTTAAGCCTTTGGGCGACAGAGTGTTGGTAAAGATTAAGACCGCGGAGGAGAAGAGTGTAGGTGGTATCCTACTTCCAGTATCAGCCCAGTCGAAACCAAATGGAGGTGAGGTGGTTGCTGTTGGGGAGGGTCATTCAGCTGGCAAGACTAAAGTGGACATTAGCGTGAAg ACTGGTGCCCAAGTCATCTACTCAAAGTACGCGGGAACAGAGGTAGAGTTTGATGGATCAAAGCACCTCATTCTCAAAGaggatgatattgttggtgttcttgagACAGATGATGTCAAGGATCTCCAGCCATTGAATGACAGAGTCTTAATCAAG GTTGACGTGGCTGAAGAAAAAACCGCTGGAGGCTTACTGTTGACTGAGGCAGCAAAGGAGAAGCCTTCAATTGGAACG ATTATAGCGGTTGGACCTGGTTCTCTTGATGAGGAAGGCACCAGGAAACCACTTCCAGTATCCCAAGGAAATACAGTTCTCTACTCCAAATACGCGGGCAATGAATTCAAAGGTGCTGATGGTTCTGATTACATTGTGCTCAGGGCGTCCGATGTAATGGCTGTGCTATCTTAG
- the LOC132037226 gene encoding auxin response factor 7 isoform X2 produces MKAPSNGYLANSGEGERKLMNSELWHACAGPLVSLPPVGSLVVYFPQGHSEQVAASMQKETDGIPSYPNLPSKLICMLHNVTLHADPETDEVYAQMTLQPVNKYDQEALLLSDMGLKQNRQPAEFFCKTLTASDTSTHGGFSVPRRAAEKIFPPLDYSMQPPAQELMARDLHDQAWTFRHIYRGQPKRHLLTTGWSVFISSKRLCAGDSVLFIRDEKSHLLLGIKRANRQQPALSSSVISSDSMHIGILAAAAHAAAKNSPFTIFYNPRASPSEFVIPLAKYNKAMYAQVQLGMRFRMMFETEDSGVRRYMGTITGVSDLDPIRWKNSQWRNLQVGWDESTAGERPSRVSIWDIEPVVTPFYICPPPFFRPKFPKQPGFPGDESDIENVLKRGMPWMNDELGLKDAQSSIFPGLSLVQWMSMQQNNHVPVAQSGLPSVLHSNIGTDDHSKLLNFQSPTLSTQGLQFKPNQQNQQFGQIQQPPLAWAQQQQQSLQSPVSAQQQQPSLQQQQQHALQQQQQQHMLQQQQQQQHSQQQQQQQQHSLQQQQQQHTLQQQPHQHMLQQQPQPQPQLHQQAQQQLQQQQRPSQQQQLAVNSSPPINHCVSPPNQIPFSQGAIYGQHQQQQLLSASTQPQQNVPVNRNPFPSTSLAQDFPFQQQVEHQKPQQQQTIPQQAPLQLMQQSLMQRPQVQPSSQQSLTEQQLQLQLLNKLQQQQQQHQQQAQRLSPVSSTVEPRMSQQQQYRQPQELQFAHQQLTTTHLQSPQHDFNQLQGQHKSPITIKALSGATDGDAPSCSTSPSTNNFQVSQPNFLTRNQGQAILVDESGVDPSQEQNKSEFRIKHELPFSKGSEQSKYKGNGTENLEAASSTTSYGLDSSGFNFSLPALCVEGDVQSHSRNSLPSAANNIDGLTPDALLSRDYDPGKDMQNLFSPFGNAPRDIETELSDAGINSQQFGVPNMSYKPRSSNDLAVNDNGVLNNNAWTNQTQRMRTYTKVQKRGSVGRTIDVTRYKEYDELRHDLARMFGIEGQLEDPQRTEWKLVYVDHENDILLVGDDPWEEFVSCVQSIKILSCAEVQQMSLDGDLGNVPVPNQASSGTDSGNAWRGHYDDNSAASFNR; encoded by the exons GTGAAAGAAAGCTCATGAATTCAGAGTTATGGCACGCTTGTGCTGGCCCATTGGTTTCTTTGCCTCCTGTTGGAAGCCTTGTGGTATATTTTCCTCAAGGTCACAGTGAGCAG GTGGCGGCATCAATGCAAAAGGAGACAGATGGAATACCAAGCTATCCTAATCTTCCTTCCAAGTTGATCTGCATGTTACACAATGTCACTTTACAT GCTGACCCTGAAACTGATGAGGTTTATGCTCAGATGACTCTTCAACCTGTAAACAAG TATGACCAGGAGGCTTTACTTTTATCTGATATGGGCCTTAAGCAGAACAGGCAGCCTGCCGAGTTCTTCTGTAAAACTCTCACAGCTAGTGATACAAGCACACATGGTGGATTTTCTGTTCCTCGACGAGCAGCCGAGAAGATATTTCCTCCCCTG GACTATTCAATGCAACCTCCTGCTCAGGAGCTAATGGCTAGAGATTTACATGACCAAGCATGGACTTTCAGGCATATCTATCGAG GTCAACCAAAAAGACACCTTTTGACTACTGGTTGGAGTGTCTTTATCTCCTCTAAAAGGCTGTGTGCCGGCGATTCTGTCCTTTTCATAAG AGATGAAAAGTCACATCTTCTCTTGGGTATAAAACGAGCGAATAGACAGCAGCCTGCCCTCTCCTCATCTGTTATATCTAGTGACAGCATGCACATTGGGATCCTTGCTGCTGCAGCTCATGCTGCTGCAAAAAATAGTCCGTTTACTATCTTTTACAATCCTAG GGCTAGCCCTTCTGAATTTGTAATTCCTCTGGCCAAGTATAATAAAGCTATGTATGCACAAGTTCAACTAGGTATGCGATTTCGGATGATGTTTGAAACGGAGGATTCTGGAGTCCGTAGGTACATGGGTACAATAACTGGTGTTAGTGATCTGGACCCCATACGATGGAAGAACTCACAGTGGCGTAATCTTCAG GTGGGATGGGATGAATCAACTGCTGGGGAACGTCCAAGCAGAGTTTCTATATGGGATATTGAGCCTGTCGTGACTCCTTTTTATATCTGTCCACCTCCATTTTTCAGGCCCAAGTTTCCTAAGCAGCCAGGTTTTCCTG GTGATGAGTCTGatattgaaaatgttttaaagagGGGGATGCCTTGGATGAACGACGAGTTAGGTCTAAAAGATGCTCAAAGCTCAATATTCCCTGGACTGAGCTTGGTACAGTGGATGAGTATGCAACAGAACAATCATGTGCCAGTTGCCCAATCTGGACTTCCTAGTGTCTTACATAGTAATATCGGTACTGATGACCATTCTAAGTTGCTGAACTTTCAGTCACCTACATTATCTACACAAGGTCTCCAGTTCAaaccaaatcaacaaaaccAGCAATTTGGGCAAATCCAGCAGCCACCATTAGCATGGGCTCAACAGCAGCAGCAATCGTTACAGTCTCCTGTGAGTGCACAGCAGCAGCAACCCTCGCTGCAACAGCAACAGCAACACGCACTgcagcagcagcaacaacaacacatgctgcagcagcagcagcaacaacaacactcgcagcagcagcaacaacaacaacaacactcgctgcagcagcaacaacaacaacacacgcTGCAGCAGCAGCCACACCAACACATGTTGCAGCAGCAGCCACAGCCACAGCCACAGCTTCATCAGCAAGCACAGCAGCAGCTGCAGCAACAACAGCGTCCATCCCAGCAGCAACAATTGGCCGTGAATTCATCGCCACCAATAAATCATTGTGTATCTCCTCCTAACCAGATTCCTTTTTCACAAGGTGCGATATATGGTCAGCATCAGCAGCAACAGTTACTATCAGCTAGTACCCAACCACAGCAAAATGTTCCTGTCAATAGAAATCCATTTCCTTCTACATCCTTGGCACAAGACTTCCCATTTCAGCAACAAGTGGAACATCAAAAACCTCAGCAGCAGCAGACAATACCACAGCAAGCTCCACTACAATTGATGCAGCAAAGTTTGATGCAGAGGCCACAAGTTCAACCATCATCACAGCAGAGCCTTACGGAGCAGCAGCTGCAACTACAGCTTCTTAATAAACTGCAGCAGCAACAACAGCAACATCAGCAACAAGCACAGCGATTATCTCCTGTAAGCTCTACTGTGGAGCCGCGTATGTCCCAGCAACAACAGTACCGGCAGCCACAAGAGCTCCAGTTTGCTCATCAGCAATTGACAACCACACATCTCCAGTCACCTCAACATGATTTCAACCAACTCCAAGGCCAGCACAAATCCCCTATAACAATCAAAGCCCTTTCTGGTGCTACAGATGGAGATGCTCCTTCATGTTCAACCTCTCCTTCTACAAACAATTTCCAAGTTTCACAACCAAACTTCTTGACGAGGAACCAAGGGCAAGCGATACTGGTGGATGAGTCGGGAGTTGATCCTTCTCAAGAGCAAAACAAATCCGAATTTCGAATAAAACACGAGCTACCGTTCTCAAAAGGTTCAGAGCAGTCTAAATACAAAGGCAATGGTACTGAGAACTTAGAGGCAGCCTCATCAACAACATCCTACGGGCTGGATTCTAGTGGATTCAACTTTTCATTGCCTGCATTATGTGTGGAAGGTGATGTTCAATCACATTCTAGGAACAGTCTTCCTTCTGCAGCAAATAATATAGATGGATTGACCCCTGATGCTTTACTATCACGGGATTATGATCCCGGAAAGGATATGCAAAACCTATTCTCTCCTTTTGGCAATGCCCCTAGGGACATAGAAACTGAGTTGTCTGATGCTGGGATCAATTCTCAACAATTTGGGGTGCCAAACATGTCATACAAGCCAAGAAGTTCCAATGATCTTGCTGTGAATGACAATGGTGTTCTGAATAATAATGCATGGACGAATCAGACTCAGCGCATGAGAACATATACAAAG GTTCAAAAACGAGGCTCTGTGGGAAGAACTATAGATGTCACTCGTTACAAAGAGTATGATGAACTAAGGCATGATCTAGCACGTATGTTTGGAATAGAGGGACAGCTTGAAGATCCTCAAAGAACTGAATGGAAGCTTGTGTATGTTGACCATGAGAATGATATACTGCTTGTTGGTGATGATCCTTGGGA GGAATTTGTGAGCTGTGTTCAGAGCATCAAAATCCTGTCTTGTGCTGAAGTGCAGCAAATGAGCTTGGATGGGGATTTAGGTAATGTGCCAGTACCAAACCAAGCTAGCAGTGGCACTGATAGTGGTAATGCGTGGAGGGGACACTATGATGACAACTCAGCTGCATCGTTTAATCGATAA
- the LOC132037226 gene encoding auxin response factor 19 isoform X1, with product MKAPSNGYLANSGEGERKLMNSELWHACAGPLVSLPPVGSLVVYFPQGHSEQVAASMQKETDGIPSYPNLPSKLICMLHNVTLHADPETDEVYAQMTLQPVNKYDQEALLLSDMGLKQNRQPAEFFCKTLTASDTSTHGGFSVPRRAAEKIFPPLDYSMQPPAQELMARDLHDQAWTFRHIYRGQPKRHLLTTGWSVFISSKRLCAGDSVLFIRDEKSHLLLGIKRANRQQPALSSSVISSDSMHIGILAAAAHAAAKNSPFTIFYNPRYYISPCYIENISCLNLDVELYTHFFNLAPFVLDRASPSEFVIPLAKYNKAMYAQVQLGMRFRMMFETEDSGVRRYMGTITGVSDLDPIRWKNSQWRNLQVGWDESTAGERPSRVSIWDIEPVVTPFYICPPPFFRPKFPKQPGFPGDESDIENVLKRGMPWMNDELGLKDAQSSIFPGLSLVQWMSMQQNNHVPVAQSGLPSVLHSNIGTDDHSKLLNFQSPTLSTQGLQFKPNQQNQQFGQIQQPPLAWAQQQQQSLQSPVSAQQQQPSLQQQQQHALQQQQQQHMLQQQQQQQHSQQQQQQQQHSLQQQQQQHTLQQQPHQHMLQQQPQPQPQLHQQAQQQLQQQQRPSQQQQLAVNSSPPINHCVSPPNQIPFSQGAIYGQHQQQQLLSASTQPQQNVPVNRNPFPSTSLAQDFPFQQQVEHQKPQQQQTIPQQAPLQLMQQSLMQRPQVQPSSQQSLTEQQLQLQLLNKLQQQQQQHQQQAQRLSPVSSTVEPRMSQQQQYRQPQELQFAHQQLTTTHLQSPQHDFNQLQGQHKSPITIKALSGATDGDAPSCSTSPSTNNFQVSQPNFLTRNQGQAILVDESGVDPSQEQNKSEFRIKHELPFSKGSEQSKYKGNGTENLEAASSTTSYGLDSSGFNFSLPALCVEGDVQSHSRNSLPSAANNIDGLTPDALLSRDYDPGKDMQNLFSPFGNAPRDIETELSDAGINSQQFGVPNMSYKPRSSNDLAVNDNGVLNNNAWTNQTQRMRTYTKVQKRGSVGRTIDVTRYKEYDELRHDLARMFGIEGQLEDPQRTEWKLVYVDHENDILLVGDDPWEEFVSCVQSIKILSCAEVQQMSLDGDLGNVPVPNQASSGTDSGNAWRGHYDDNSAASFNR from the exons GTGAAAGAAAGCTCATGAATTCAGAGTTATGGCACGCTTGTGCTGGCCCATTGGTTTCTTTGCCTCCTGTTGGAAGCCTTGTGGTATATTTTCCTCAAGGTCACAGTGAGCAG GTGGCGGCATCAATGCAAAAGGAGACAGATGGAATACCAAGCTATCCTAATCTTCCTTCCAAGTTGATCTGCATGTTACACAATGTCACTTTACAT GCTGACCCTGAAACTGATGAGGTTTATGCTCAGATGACTCTTCAACCTGTAAACAAG TATGACCAGGAGGCTTTACTTTTATCTGATATGGGCCTTAAGCAGAACAGGCAGCCTGCCGAGTTCTTCTGTAAAACTCTCACAGCTAGTGATACAAGCACACATGGTGGATTTTCTGTTCCTCGACGAGCAGCCGAGAAGATATTTCCTCCCCTG GACTATTCAATGCAACCTCCTGCTCAGGAGCTAATGGCTAGAGATTTACATGACCAAGCATGGACTTTCAGGCATATCTATCGAG GTCAACCAAAAAGACACCTTTTGACTACTGGTTGGAGTGTCTTTATCTCCTCTAAAAGGCTGTGTGCCGGCGATTCTGTCCTTTTCATAAG AGATGAAAAGTCACATCTTCTCTTGGGTATAAAACGAGCGAATAGACAGCAGCCTGCCCTCTCCTCATCTGTTATATCTAGTGACAGCATGCACATTGGGATCCTTGCTGCTGCAGCTCATGCTGCTGCAAAAAATAGTCCGTTTACTATCTTTTACAATCCTAGGTACTATATCAGCCCTTGTTACATTGAAAATATTTCGTGTTTGAATTTAGATGTTGAATTATACAcacatttttttaatcttgCTCCTTTTGTTCTTGACAGGGCTAGCCCTTCTGAATTTGTAATTCCTCTGGCCAAGTATAATAAAGCTATGTATGCACAAGTTCAACTAGGTATGCGATTTCGGATGATGTTTGAAACGGAGGATTCTGGAGTCCGTAGGTACATGGGTACAATAACTGGTGTTAGTGATCTGGACCCCATACGATGGAAGAACTCACAGTGGCGTAATCTTCAG GTGGGATGGGATGAATCAACTGCTGGGGAACGTCCAAGCAGAGTTTCTATATGGGATATTGAGCCTGTCGTGACTCCTTTTTATATCTGTCCACCTCCATTTTTCAGGCCCAAGTTTCCTAAGCAGCCAGGTTTTCCTG GTGATGAGTCTGatattgaaaatgttttaaagagGGGGATGCCTTGGATGAACGACGAGTTAGGTCTAAAAGATGCTCAAAGCTCAATATTCCCTGGACTGAGCTTGGTACAGTGGATGAGTATGCAACAGAACAATCATGTGCCAGTTGCCCAATCTGGACTTCCTAGTGTCTTACATAGTAATATCGGTACTGATGACCATTCTAAGTTGCTGAACTTTCAGTCACCTACATTATCTACACAAGGTCTCCAGTTCAaaccaaatcaacaaaaccAGCAATTTGGGCAAATCCAGCAGCCACCATTAGCATGGGCTCAACAGCAGCAGCAATCGTTACAGTCTCCTGTGAGTGCACAGCAGCAGCAACCCTCGCTGCAACAGCAACAGCAACACGCACTgcagcagcagcaacaacaacacatgctgcagcagcagcagcaacaacaacactcgcagcagcagcaacaacaacaacaacactcgctgcagcagcaacaacaacaacacacgcTGCAGCAGCAGCCACACCAACACATGTTGCAGCAGCAGCCACAGCCACAGCCACAGCTTCATCAGCAAGCACAGCAGCAGCTGCAGCAACAACAGCGTCCATCCCAGCAGCAACAATTGGCCGTGAATTCATCGCCACCAATAAATCATTGTGTATCTCCTCCTAACCAGATTCCTTTTTCACAAGGTGCGATATATGGTCAGCATCAGCAGCAACAGTTACTATCAGCTAGTACCCAACCACAGCAAAATGTTCCTGTCAATAGAAATCCATTTCCTTCTACATCCTTGGCACAAGACTTCCCATTTCAGCAACAAGTGGAACATCAAAAACCTCAGCAGCAGCAGACAATACCACAGCAAGCTCCACTACAATTGATGCAGCAAAGTTTGATGCAGAGGCCACAAGTTCAACCATCATCACAGCAGAGCCTTACGGAGCAGCAGCTGCAACTACAGCTTCTTAATAAACTGCAGCAGCAACAACAGCAACATCAGCAACAAGCACAGCGATTATCTCCTGTAAGCTCTACTGTGGAGCCGCGTATGTCCCAGCAACAACAGTACCGGCAGCCACAAGAGCTCCAGTTTGCTCATCAGCAATTGACAACCACACATCTCCAGTCACCTCAACATGATTTCAACCAACTCCAAGGCCAGCACAAATCCCCTATAACAATCAAAGCCCTTTCTGGTGCTACAGATGGAGATGCTCCTTCATGTTCAACCTCTCCTTCTACAAACAATTTCCAAGTTTCACAACCAAACTTCTTGACGAGGAACCAAGGGCAAGCGATACTGGTGGATGAGTCGGGAGTTGATCCTTCTCAAGAGCAAAACAAATCCGAATTTCGAATAAAACACGAGCTACCGTTCTCAAAAGGTTCAGAGCAGTCTAAATACAAAGGCAATGGTACTGAGAACTTAGAGGCAGCCTCATCAACAACATCCTACGGGCTGGATTCTAGTGGATTCAACTTTTCATTGCCTGCATTATGTGTGGAAGGTGATGTTCAATCACATTCTAGGAACAGTCTTCCTTCTGCAGCAAATAATATAGATGGATTGACCCCTGATGCTTTACTATCACGGGATTATGATCCCGGAAAGGATATGCAAAACCTATTCTCTCCTTTTGGCAATGCCCCTAGGGACATAGAAACTGAGTTGTCTGATGCTGGGATCAATTCTCAACAATTTGGGGTGCCAAACATGTCATACAAGCCAAGAAGTTCCAATGATCTTGCTGTGAATGACAATGGTGTTCTGAATAATAATGCATGGACGAATCAGACTCAGCGCATGAGAACATATACAAAG GTTCAAAAACGAGGCTCTGTGGGAAGAACTATAGATGTCACTCGTTACAAAGAGTATGATGAACTAAGGCATGATCTAGCACGTATGTTTGGAATAGAGGGACAGCTTGAAGATCCTCAAAGAACTGAATGGAAGCTTGTGTATGTTGACCATGAGAATGATATACTGCTTGTTGGTGATGATCCTTGGGA GGAATTTGTGAGCTGTGTTCAGAGCATCAAAATCCTGTCTTGTGCTGAAGTGCAGCAAATGAGCTTGGATGGGGATTTAGGTAATGTGCCAGTACCAAACCAAGCTAGCAGTGGCACTGATAGTGGTAATGCGTGGAGGGGACACTATGATGACAACTCAGCTGCATCGTTTAATCGATAA